A stretch of Onychomys torridus chromosome 2, mOncTor1.1, whole genome shotgun sequence DNA encodes these proteins:
- the Hes2 gene encoding transcription factor HES-2, producing the protein MRLPRRVGDAAELRKSLKPLLEKRRRARINESLSQLKGLVLPLLGAETSRYSKLEKADILEMTVRFLQEQPTSPYSTSVSGPLDSYLEGYLACLARLARVLPACSILEPAVSARLLEHLRQRPVSGGPPSQTPTPASAPAPSPQVPPPGSPGLWRPW; encoded by the exons ATGAGACTGCCTAGAAGAGTAGGGGACGCGGCGGAGCTACGCAAG AGCCTGAAGCCGCTGCTGGAGAAGCGCCGGCGCGCACGGATCAACGAGAGCCTGAGCCAGCTAAAGGGGCTGGTATTGCCGTTGCTGGGTGCGGAG ACTTCCCGCTATTCCAAGCTGGAGAAGGCGGACATCCTGGAAATGACCGTGCGCTTCCTGCAGGAGCAGCCTACGTCCCCTTACTCCACTTCAGTGTCGG GGCCCTTGGATAGCTACCTCGAGGGTTACCTAGCCTGTCTGGCGCGCCTGGCCCGGGTGCTGCCCGCCTGCAGCATCCTGGAGCCGGCAGTGAGCGCGCGTCTGCTGGAGCACCTGCGGCAGAGGCCTGTCAGTGGTGGCCCGCCCTCACAGACGCCAACACCCGCCTCGGCTCCAGCTCCCTCTCCGCAGGTGCCTCCTCCCGGTAGTCCTGGCCTATGGCGGCCCTGGTAG